TCCTGTGCGGTCTTGACCAGCGCCAGGGTATCCTTGGGAAAGCACGAACCGCCGTAGCCCGGGCCGGCATGCAGGAACTTGGCGCCGATACGCCCGTCGAGTCCGATGCCGCGGGCCACATCCTGGACGTTTGCACCGACTTTCTCGCAAAGGTCGGCCATCTCGTTGATGAAGGTGATCTTCATCGCCAGGAAGGCGTTGCCGGCATACTTGATCAGTTCGGAGGTACGGCGCGAAGTGAAGACGAGGGGGGCCTGGTTCAGATAGAGGGGGCGATAGACTTCCGTCATCACGTCGCGTGCACGCTGGTCGTTGTCCGCAAGGCCGATGACGATTCGGTCGGGCCGCTTGAAATCGTCGATCGCCGCGCCCTCGCGCAGGAACTCCGGATTGGAGACGACGGCAAAGTCGGCATCCGGATTGGCTTCGCGGATGATCCGTTCGACTTCGTCGCCGGTGCCGACCGGGACGGTCGACTTGGTGACGATGACGGTAAAGCCGTTGAGATTGGCAGCGATCTCGCGGGCGGCGGCGTGGACATAGGAGAGGTCCGCGTGCCCGTCGCCGCGCCGGGATGGGGTGCCGACGGCGATGAAGATGACGTCGCTGCCGGAAACGGCGGGCGCGAGATCCGTGGTGAAATGCAGACGCCCTGAAGCGACGTTGCTGGCGACCAGATGGTCGAGACCCGGT
This DNA window, taken from Sinorhizobium fredii NGR234, encodes the following:
- the rkpK gene encoding UDP-glucose 6-dehydrogenase; this encodes MKITMIGAGYVGLVSGVCFADFGHDVVCLDKDEAKIAALKKGEIPIFEPGLDHLVASNVASGRLHFTTDLAPAVSGSDVIFIAVGTPSRRGDGHADLSYVHAAAREIAANLNGFTVIVTKSTVPVGTGDEVERIIREANPDADFAVVSNPEFLREGAAIDDFKRPDRIVIGLADNDQRARDVMTEVYRPLYLNQAPLVFTSRRTSELIKYAGNAFLAMKITFINEMADLCEKVGANVQDVARGIGLDGRIGAKFLHAGPGYGGSCFPKDTLALVKTAQDHDSPVRLVETTVAINDNRKRAMGRKVITAVGGDVRGRKVAVLGLTFKPNTDDMRDSPAIAIVQTLQDAGATVTGYDPEGMENARKVIDGLTYATDPYDAAADADALVIVTEWNEFRALDFARLKRTMSTPLLVDLRNIYRKDEVTRHGFEYASVGRPD